The segment ACCCGAACAGACCCCGAACCAGCCAGGCACCACCACAGAACAACCAGCTCAATAGTTCCTACAAGATCTTGCCTCGATCAGGTTGACGGGTTCCGTCGCTCGCCGAGCACCGACCTCGTCCAGTCCGTGTACCGCGGTCGCCCGATCGGCGCGAAGGTCCATTTCTTCCTCGAAGAGATCGTCGATTCGCTCCACGACGACAGCGACGGCAAAACTCACGGCGGAGGCTCAGGTCGTATATCAAAATAGCGTCGGCTGCTGGCTTACAGGCGACTCGCTTGTGGGTAACCCGATGACCGTGTTCGGATTTGGCCGACCAGGACTCTGGTGGAGACGGCCAGCTTTGCGAAGCTCTCGTAATGCCGTACCTACATGCTCAGGGCGAAAGACTGTGTTGAGCAGGGCGAAGCGACGGAGGTTCGCTACTGTCATCGGACCCGACTCGGCGATCACATTCATGATCGCGTTCTGGAGTGGGCGAGTTTCGGGTTCAATCTTGAGATCAAGGAGCTGCTGAGCCACGTCGCGCGGGTCGCGGTAGCGGACCCCGGTGAGCGGGTCGACCTTCCACATCGCGTCCTTCATCGCCTTGAGTCCGCTCTCGTGTGACGTGCCGAAGACGAGAAAAAGCGGGCGGCCCCCCTCGTCGACCATCTCGAAGGCGAGCGTGAAGGAGAAGCCCGCCCGATTGAGGGAAGCACGGTACTGGTCGAGGAGGAATTCTTTCTTCCGGCTCGGTGGGACGTGCTGCACCGCGCGCCACTCCGGGCTCCCGAAAACCTTGTCTGCGGTGGCGGCATGTTTGTCGATCTGGCCGAAGCGGGTGGGAAAGCTCGTACCGAAGGTGACGAGGACCTCGCTGGAGGGGTTGCCGGCAATGGCCCGGACGAGATCGTGGGGGACGTCGGGGCCGCCGAAGCTGTCCAGGAAGACGAACGCGGCCGACCCGAAGACCCCCAGTTCATGGAGAAGGGGGAGGAGATCATGCCCGCACTTCCCTCGTCGAATCGTCGGTACGAGAGCCGCAGGCCG is part of the Parafrankia discariae genome and harbors:
- a CDS encoding three-Cys-motif partner protein TcmP, with translation MAVPTGVRWARDPHTAAKHDLLRRYLQAWYPIIFSGRERAAYVEGFAGPGVYLDDLPGSPIVALDVFLDSPTLMRGGRLEVVLLEAHTGRFAELRRRIDTRLTERGRPAALVPTIRRGKCGHDLLPLLHELGVFGSAAFVFLDSFGGPDVPHDLVRAIAGNPSSEVLVTFGTSFPTRFGQIDKHAATADKVFGSPEWRAVQHVPPSRKKEFLLDQYRASLNRAGFSFTLAFEMVDEGGRPLFLVFGTSHESGLKAMKDAMWKVDPLTGVRYRDPRDVAQQLLDLKIEPETRPLQNAIMNVIAESGPMTVANLRRFALLNTVFRPEHVGTALRELRKAGRLHQSPGRPNPNTVIGLPTSESPVSQQPTLF